A single region of the Ictalurus punctatus breed USDA103 chromosome 26, Coco_2.0, whole genome shotgun sequence genome encodes:
- the xpo1a gene encoding exportin-1, whose protein sequence is MPADMTMLADHTARQLLDFSQKLDINLLDNVVNSMYYDVGSQQRLAQEVLTNLKDHPDAWTRVDTILEFSQNMKTKYYALQILETVIKTRWKVLPRHQCEGIKKYVVGLIIKTSSDPSVVEKEGVYLAKLNMILVQILKQEWPKHWPTFISDIVGASRTSESLCQNNMIILKLLSEEVFDFSSGQMTQVKAKHLKDSMCNEFSQIFQLCQFVMENSQNAPLVHATLETLLRFLNWIPLGYIFETKLISTLVYKFLNVPMFRNVTLKCLTEIAGVSVNQYEEQFVSLFTLTMMQLKQMLPLNTNIRMAYSNGKDDEQNFIQNLSLFLCTFLKEHGQLIEKRPNLRETLMEALHYMLLVSEVEETEIFKICLEYWNHLAAELYRESPFSTSTSPLLSGSQHFDVPPRRHLYLPVLSKVRLLMVSRMAKPEEVLVVENDQGEVVREFMKDTDSINLYKNMRETLVYLTHLDYADTERIMTEKLHNQVNGTEWSWRNLNTLCWAIGSISGAMHEEDEKRFLVTVIKDLLGLCEQKRGKDNKAIIASNIMYIVGQYPRFLRAHWKFLKTVVNKLFEFMHETHDGVQDMACDTFIKIAQKCRRHFVQVQVGEVMPFIDEILNNINTIICDLQPQQVHTFYEAVGYMIGAQTDQAVQEHLIEKYMLLPNQVWDSIIQQATKNVDILKDPETVRQLGSILKTNVRACKAVGHPFVVQLGRIYLDMLNVYKCLSENISSAIQTNGEMVTKQPLIRSMRTVKRETLKLISGWVSRSNDPQMVGENFVPPLLEAVLIDYQRNVPAAREPEVLSTMATIVNKLAAHITAEIPKIFDAVFECTLNMINKDFEEFPEHRTNFFYLLQAVNSHCFPAFLSIPPAQFKLVLDSIIWAFKHTMRNVADTGLQILYTMLQNVAQEEAAAQSFYQTFFCDILQHIFSVVTDTSHTAGLTMHASILAYMFNLVEEGKISITLNSSTPVNNQVYVQEYVANLLKTAFPHLQDAQVKVFVTGLFSLNQDIPAFKEHLRDFLVQIKEFAGEDTSDLFLEERETSLRQAQEEKHKLQMSVPGILNPHELPEEMCD, encoded by the exons ATGCCAGCAGATATGACAATGTTAGCGGACCATACAGCCCGGCAGCTGCTGGACTTCTCTCAAAAGCTGGACATCAACCTGCTCGACAACGTGGTCAACTCCATGTACTACGATGTCGGCTCTCAG CAACGGCTGGCACAGGAAGTCCTGACTAACTTGAAGGATCACCCGGACGCATGGACCAGAGTGGACACCATCTTGGAGTTCTCTCAGAACATGAAGACCAAA TATTACGCCCTTCAGATTCTGGAGACTGTCATTAAAACACGCTGGAAAGTTCTTCCGAGACACCAGTGTGAAG GAATTAAGAAGTACGTCGTGGGGCTGATTATCAAGACGTCCTCGGATCCTTCTGTAGTCGAG AAAGAGGGAGTTTACCTGGCAAAGCTGAATATGATCTTGGTGCAG ATCCTGAAGCAGGAGTGGCCGAAGCACTGGCCCACGTTCATCAGCGACATTGTGGGAGCGAGTCGCACGAGCGAGAGCCTCTGCCAGAACAACATGATCATCCTGAAGCTGCTCAGCGAGGAGGTGTTCGACTTCTCCAGTGGACAGATGACTCAGGTCAAAGCcaagcacctgaaagacag TATGTGCAACGAGTTCTCCCAGATTTTTCAGCTTTGCCAGTTTGTCATG GAAAATTCCCAGAATGCTCCACTGGTCCACGCCACACTGGAGACCCTCCTGCGCTTCCTGAACTGGATTCCTCTGGGCTACATTTTTGAGACCAAACTCATCAGCACCCTGGTTTATAAG tttctgAACGTTCCGATGTTTCGAAACGTGACCCTGAAGTGTCTGACTGAAATTGCCGGCGTCAGCGTCAATCAGTACGAGGAGCAATTCGTCAGCCTCTTCACGCTAACAATGATGCAGCTCAAACAG ATGCTGCCTCTGAACACGAACATCCGCATGGCGTACTCGAACGGGAAAGACGACGAGCAGAACTTCATCCAGAACCTCAGCTTGTTCCTGTGTACCTTCCTCAAAGAACATGGGCAGCTGATCGAGAAGAGGCCCAACCTGCGGGAGACACTCAtggag GCTCTCCACTACATGCTGCTCGTGTCAGAGGTGGAAGAGACTGAGATCTTCAAGATCTGTCTGGAGTACTGGAACCACCTGGCAGCTGAGCTGTACAGAGAGAGTCCGTTCAGCACCTCCACCTCACCGCTGCTGTCTGGCAGCCAGCATTTTGACGTACCCCCACGCAGACACCTGTACCTGCCCGTCCTCTCCAAG GTGCGTCTCCTGATGGTGAGCCGCATGGCTAAACCGGAGGAGGTGCTGGTGGTGGAGAACGATCAGGGTGAGGTGGTGAGGGAGTTCATGAAGGACACGGATTCGATCAACCTCTACAAGAACATGAGAGAGACACTCG TCTACCTGACCCATTTGGACTACGCGGATACGGAGAGGATCATGACTGAGAAGCTGCACAACCAGGTGAACGGTACAgagtggtcctggaggaacctGAACACGCTGTGCTGGGCCATCGGGTCCATCAGCGGAGCCATGCACGAGGAGGATGAGAAACGGTTCCTCGTCACGGTCATTAAG GACCTGCTGGGGCTGTGTGAGCAGAAGCGAGGGAAAGACAATAAGGCCATCATCGCTTCCAACATCATGTACATTGTAGGGCAGTACCCACGGTTCCTCCGTGCCCACTGGAAGTTCCTCAAGACTGTCGTCAACAAGCTGTTCGAGTTCATGCACG AGACGCACGACGGCGTGCAGGACATGGCGTGCGACACCTTCATCAAGATCGCTCAGAAGTGCAGGAGGCATTTTGTTCAGGTGCAGGTCGGCGAGGTCATGCCCTTCATTGACGAGATCCTTAAtaacataaacaccatcatctgCGACCTGCAGCCGCAGCAG GTGCATACGTTCTACGAGGCTGTAGGCTACATGATCGGTGCTCAGACAGACCAGGCAGTGCAGGAGCACCTGATAGAGAAGTACATGCTGCTCCCCAACCAGGTGTGGGATAGCATCATCCAGCAGGCCACCAAG AACGTGGACATCCTGAAGGACCCGGAGACGGTGCGTCAGCTCGGCAGCATCCTGAAGACCAACGTGAGGGCGTGTAAGGCTGTGGGTCACCCGTTTGTTGTGCAGCTGGGACGCATCTATCTAGACATGCTGAACGTCTACAAGTGTCTGAGCGAGAACATCTCCTCTGCCATCCAGACCAACG gtGAGATGGTAACAAAGCAGCCTCTCATCAGGAGCATGCGCACGGTGAAGAGAGAAACTCTGAAGCTCATCTCGGGCTGGGTCAGCCGTTCCAACGATCCCCAGATG GTCGGGGAGAACTTTGTTCCCCCTCTGCTCGAGGCCGTGCTGATCGACTATCAGCGGAACGTCCCTGCCGCTCGAGAACCCGAAGTGCTCAGCACCATGGCAACCATCGTCAACAAGCTCGCAGCCCATATTACTGCGGAAATCCCCAAGATTTTCGACGCTGTATTTGAGTGCACCTTAAACATGATCAACAAG gaCTTCGAAGAGTTCCCAGAGCACAGAACAAACTTCTTCTACCTGCTGCAGGCGGTGAACTCGCACTGCTTCCCTGCGTTTCTGTCCATCCCGCCGGCGCAGTTCAAACTGGTGCTGGACTCCATCATCTGGGCCTTTAAGCACACCATGAGGAACGTCGCTGACACAG GTCTGCAGATTCTCTACACGATGCTGCAGAACGTGGCCCAGGAGGAGGCTGCAGCTCAGAGCTTCTATCAGACGTTCTTCTGCGACATCCTGCAGCACATCTTCTCCGTCGTCACCGATACGTCCCACACGGCGG GTTTGACAATGCATGCCTCCATCCTGGCCTACATGTTTAACCTAGTCGAGGAGGGGAAAATCAGCATAACCCTGAACTCAAGCACCCCCGTCAACAACCAGGTCTACGTACAGGAATATGTAGCCAACCTGCTGAAAACTGCCTTCCCACACCTACAAGA TGCACAGGTGAAAGTATTCGTAACCGGTCTGTTCAGTTTGAATCAGGATATCCCTGCCTTCAAAGAGCACCTTCGGGACTTCCTGGTGCAGATCAAG gagtttGCCGGCGAGGACACCAGCGatctgttcctggaggagcgaGAGACGTCGCTGCGTCAGGCTCAGGAGGAGAAACACAAACTCCAGATGTCCGTGCCGGGAATCCTCAACCCTCACGAACTCCCTGAGGAAATGTGTGACTGA